From one Catharus ustulatus isolate bCatUst1 chromosome 1, bCatUst1.pri.v2, whole genome shotgun sequence genomic stretch:
- the RNF152 gene encoding E3 ubiquitin-protein ligase RNF152, translated as METLSQDSLLECQICFNYYSPRRRPKLLDCKHTCCSVCLQQMRTSQKDLRCPWCRGITKLPPGYSVSQLPDDPEVIAVIAIPHTSEHTPVFIKLPSNGCYMLPLPLSKERALLPGDIGCRLLPGSQQKSLTVVTIPAEQQPLQGGLPAEAAAEEPDRRGSVKSSTWSGVCTVILVACVLVFLLGIVLHNMSCISKRFTVISCG; from the coding sequence ATGGAGACCTTATCCCAGGACTCTCTGCTGGAGTGCCAGATTTGCTTCAACTACTACAGCCCCCGCCGGCGGCCCAAGCTGCTGGACTGCAAGCACACCTGCTGCTCCGTGTGCCTGCAGCAGATGAGGACCAGCCAGAAGGACCTGCGCTGCCCCTGGTGCCGTGGCATCACCAAGCTGCCTCCGGGGTACTCTGTGTCCCAACTGCCCGACGACCCCGAGGTGATCGCTGTCATCGCCATCCCTCACACCTCAGAGCACACCCCTGTGTTCATCAAACTGCCCAGCAATGGGTGCTACATGCTGCCCTTGCCTCTCTCCAAGGAGCGGGCGCTGCTGCCGGGAGACATTGGCTGCCGCCTCCTGCCCGGCAGCCAGCAGAAGTCCCTGACGGTGGTGACGATCCCCGcggagcagcagccactgcagggCGGCCTTCCCGCCGAGGCGGCAGCAGAGGAGCCGGACCGGAGAGGTTCTGTGAAAAGTTCCACCTGGTCGGGGGTGTGCACTGTGATCCTGGTGGCCTGCGTCCTGGTCTTCCTGCTGGGCATCGTCCTCCACAACATGTCATGCATTTCCAAGCGCTTCACGGTGATCTCCTGCGGCTGA